From Cyclopterus lumpus isolate fCycLum1 chromosome 2, fCycLum1.pri, whole genome shotgun sequence, a single genomic window includes:
- the arpc2 gene encoding actin-related protein 2/3 complex subunit 2 translates to MILLEINNRIIEETLSLKFDGAANGTKPEAVDVTFADFDGVLYHISNPNGEKTKVMVSISLKFYKELQEHGADELLKRVYGNFLVSEEDGYNVSLLYDLDALPANKDDVVHQAGMLKRNCFASVFEKYFKFQEEGKEGEKRAVVHYRDDESMYLEAKKDRVTVVFSTVFKDDDDVIIGKVFMQEFKEGRRASHTAPQVLFSHREPPLELKDTDAAVGDNIGYITFVLFPRHTNINARDNTINLIHTFRDYLHYHIKCSKAYIHTRMRAKTSDFLKVLNRARPDAEKKEMKTISGKTFSR, encoded by the exons AGGCCGTTGATGTGACGTTTGCAG ATTTCGATGGCGTCTTGTACCACATCTCCAACCCCAATGGGGAAAAGACCAAAGTGATGGTCAGCATCTCCCTGAAGTTCTAcaaggagctgcaggagcatGGGGCCGACGAG CTTCTCAAGAGGGTCTATGGGAATTTCCTGGTTTCAGAAGAGGATG GCTACAACGTGTCCCTCCTCTACGATCTGGACGCGCTACCGGCCAACAAAGACGACGTGGTCCACCAGGCGGGCATGCTCAAGAGGAACTGCTTCGCCTCGGTGTTCGAAAAGTACTTCAAGTTCCAGGAAGAGGGCAAAGAGGGCGAGAAGAGGGCCGTGGTCCACTACAGAGACGACGAGTCCAT gtATCTGGAGGCCAAGAAAGACAGAGTGACGGTCGTGTTCAGCACGGTGTTCAAAGACGACGACGATGTCATCATCGGCAAAGTTttcatgcag GAGTTCAAAGAGGGTCGGCGAGCCAGCCACACGGCCCCCCAGGTGCTGTTCAGCCACAGGGAGCCCCCACTGGAGCTGAAGGACACAGACGCCGCTGTGGGGGACAACATTGGATACATCACCTTCG TTCTGTTCCCACGCCACACCAACATCAATGCCAGAGACAACACCATCAACCTCATCCACACCTTCAGGGACTACCTGCACTACCACATAAAGTGCTCCAAG GCCTACATTCACACGCGCATGAGGGCCAAGACGTCGGACTTCCTCAAGGTGCTGAACCGCGCTCGACCCGACGCCgagaagaaggagatgaagaccaTCTC tggAAAAACGTTCTCCCGCTGA
- the LOC117742568 gene encoding keratin, type I cytoskeletal 18-like, giving the protein MPSHTAASMFGGAGGRGSRVSVASLMGLRNVLRNETDRDSAPAAHAEPPADAAAPAEPPAGDKHTLRSLNDRLSGYLLRARQLEKENQDLENEIDGILAKRKTLEVRDWNEVEKPLDNLNKQIKDIAMDNAKLLLQIGNNNLANEDFKKKLDDEKKAGKELEKDLQDLKNTREDSNLNNTQIKREIDLVKEDLARLEQEHKEEVDVLLEKVKDSEVKVEMESRSSDLGEVVNKIRYQYDKLAKKNLEDTEEWYQNKFENIKVAEAQNNEHLESGKSELKGLHVEKRALEIKLQGFLSKIYNLEEALNRSKVEHGQRLGPLNQTILHLEAELKELRAQVERHAENNRNLLCVKMKLEAEMDNYQRLMQGITAEAESLDFSLEDALHSGQQKPDDEVPKQRRRVEDEAPVKRGESTPPKGDLVQDEKVAVNNAAAPAAPSKNKKDSSSSSSSENEDEKPKKEEEVAKT; this is encoded by the exons ATGCCTTCACACACCGCCGCCAGCATGTTCGGTGGAGCCGGGGGAAGGGGCTCCAGGGTGTCCGTGGCGAGCCTGATGGGGCTGCGCAATGTGCTGCGCAACGAGACGGACAGAGACTCCGCTCCGGCGGCACACGCAGAGCCCCCCGCGGATGCGGCCGCACCTGCCGAGCCCCCCGCGGGCGACAAGCATACCCTGCGGAGTCTGAACGACCGACTGTCCGGCTACCTGCTCCGGGCGAGACAGCTGGAGAAGGAAAACCAGGACCTGGAGAACGAGATCGATGGGATTCTGGCCAAGAGGAAAACACTCGAGGTGCGCGACTGGAATGAGGTCGAGAAACCTCTGGACAACCTCAACAAGCAG ATCAAAGACATCGCCATGGACAACGCCAAGCTGCTGCTCCAGATTGGAAACAACAACCTGGCGAATGAAGACTTCAAGAAAAA GCTGGACGATGAGAAGAAGGCAGGGAAAGAATTAGAAAAAGACCTGCAGGATCTGAAGAATACCAGGGAGGACAGCAATCTGAACAACACGCAGATCAAGAGAGAGATCGATCTGGTAAAGGAGGACCTCGCTCGTCTGGAGCAGGAGCACAAAGAG GAGGTGGACGTCCTGCTGGAGAAGGTCAAGGACTCCgaggtgaaggtggagatgGAGTCTCGGAGCTCCGACCTGGGCGAGGTGGTCAACAAGATCCGATACCAGTACGACAAGCTCGCCAAGAAGAACCTGGAGGACACCGAGGAGTGGTACCAGAACAAG TTTGAAAACATCAAGGTGGCGGAGGCCCAAAATAACGAGCACCTGGAGTCTGGAAAGTCGGAGCTCAAGGGACTGCACGTGGAGAAAAGAGCTCTGGAAATTAAGCTGCAGGGTTTTCTAAGCAAG ATCTACAATCTGGAGGAGGCCCTGAACCGCTCCAAGGTGGAGCACGGCCAGCGCCTGGGGCCCCTCAACCAGACGATACTGCACCTGGAGGCGGAGCTGAAGGAGTTGAGGGCCCAGGTGGAGCGCCACGCGGAAAACAACAGGAATCTGCTGTGTGTGAAGATGAAGCTGGAGGCGGAAATGGATAACTACCAGCGGCTGATGCAGGGCATAACCGCCGAGGCCGAAAG CTTGGACTTTTCTTTAGAAGATGCGCTGCACAGCG GCCAACAAAAGCCTGACGATGAGGTGCCCAAGCAGCGGAGACGAGTGGAGGACGAAGCCCCCGTGAAGAGAGGCGAATCCACTCCCCCCAAAGGAGACCTCGTGCAGGACGAGAAGGTTGCTGTCAACAAcgcagcagctccagctgcaccgagcaaaaataagaaagattcgtcctcgtcttcctcctctgagaatgaagatgaaaagcccaagaaagaggaggaagtggccAAAACCTGA
- the LOC117742604 gene encoding keratin, type II cytoskeletal 8-like isoform X1, whose translation MSRPRDYSSQSYSPGITGPVKSFPTDDNNDTSGKSTEKDDMIGLNDKFVRLIDKVKYLEDENKKLDTKRKILKDQGDYEGKVDDIVKHLENEMDQQIQNLLQDQEKLQAELLQSQEEVEDTRRRYEEDLAKKAELEDEFIITKKEVDGGHLETVDLALELEDLIGKLDFLRLGYDEEIKELESLIQNETVVLRDNSKRSLDMDKIIEGVKSQYANMATRTREEAEQWNQNKMDAMASTAGQQEKDVRDLRREISDLVRHIQRLNGDLEALQRKEESLKKNIVDVRAEGDKNLEMSQQDIAKLKEALRRAKQDLAGQIREHQELMNLKLALDIEIATYRKLLEGEEQRMNHLMRNADVPPPSKQHLPEEPRAPKPPVVPADAVLPAPYPASKKCLLIRVEVEAGRVVSESSHYSED comes from the exons ATGTCTAGACCGAGAGACTACAGCAGCCAGTCCTACTCCCCCGGCATCACGGGGCCGGTCAAGAGCTTCCCGACCGACGACAATAACGACACGTCGGGCAAATCCACGGAGAAGGACGACATGATTGGACTCAACGACAAGTTCGTCCGGTTGATCGACAAG GTGAAATACCTGGAGGATGAGAACAAGAAGCTTGACACGAAGAGGAAGATCCTCAAGGACCAGGGCGACTACGAGGGGAAAGTTGACGACATCGTCAAGCACCTGGAGAACGAGATGGACCAGCAGATCCAGAACCTGCTCCAGGACCAAGAGAAACTGCAGGCGGAGCTGCTCCAGagccaggaggaggtggaggacaccAGGAGGAG GTATGAGGAGGATTTAGCAAAGAAAGCTGAACTTGAGGACGAGTTTATTATCACCAAAAAG GAGGTGGATGGAGGTCACTTGGAGACAGTAGATCTGGCCCTGGAGCTGGAGGACCTAATAGGGAAACTGGACTTCCTCAGGCTTGGCTATGACGAG GAGATCAAGGAGCTGGAGTCGCTCATCCAAAACGAGACAGTGGTCCTACGCGACAACAGCAAGCGGTCTCTGGACATGGACAAGATCATCGAGGGAGTCAAGAGCCAGTACGCCAACATGGCCACCCGCACCAGGGAGGAAGCCGAGCAGTGGAACCAgaacaag ATGGATGCCATGGCCTCAACTGCAGGACAGCAGGAGAAGGATGTGCGTGATTTGAGGAGGGAGATCTCCGACCTGGTGCGCCACATCCAGAGGCTCAACGGGGACCTGGAGGCCCTCCAGAGGAAG GAGGAGTCCCTGAAGAAGAACATCGTCGACGTGAGGGCAGAAGGAGACAAGAACCTGGAGATGTCTCAGCAGGACATCGCAAAGCTGAAGGAGGCCTTGAGGCGGGCCAAGCAAGACTTGGCCGGGCAGATCCGCGAGCACCAGGAGCTGATGAACCTGAAGCTGGCGCTGGACATCGAGATCGCCACCTACCGCAAGCTGCTGGAGGGCGAGGAGCAGAG GATGAACCACCTCATGCGCAACGCAG ACGTTCCTCCGCCATCGAAGCAACACCTGCCCGAGGAGCCACGAGCCCCAAAACCCCCCGTTGTCCCGGCCGACGCCGTCCTCCCGGCGCCGTACCCGGCCTCCAAGAAGTGCCTGCTGATccgggtggaggtggaggccgGCAGAGTCGTGTCCGAAAGCTCCCATTACTCCGAAGATTGA
- the LOC117742604 gene encoding keratin, type II cytoskeletal 8-like isoform X2, producing the protein MSRPRDYSSQSYSPGITGPVKSFPTDDNNDTSGKSTEKDDMIGLNDKFVRLIDKVKYLEDENKKLDTKRKILKDQGDYEGKVDDIVKHLENEMDQQIQNLLQDQEKLQAELLQSQEEVEDTRRRYEEDLAKKAELEDEFIITKKEVDGGHLETVDLALELEDLIGKLDFLRLGYDEEIKELESLIQNETVVLRDNSKRSLDMDKIIEGVKSQYANMATRTREEAEQWNQNKMDAMASTAGQQEKDVRDLRREISDLVRHIQRLNGDLEALQRKEESLKKNIVDVRAEGDKNLEMSQQDIAKLKEALRRAKQDLAGQIREHQELMNLKLALDIEIATYRKLLEGEEQRMNHLMRNADF; encoded by the exons ATGTCTAGACCGAGAGACTACAGCAGCCAGTCCTACTCCCCCGGCATCACGGGGCCGGTCAAGAGCTTCCCGACCGACGACAATAACGACACGTCGGGCAAATCCACGGAGAAGGACGACATGATTGGACTCAACGACAAGTTCGTCCGGTTGATCGACAAG GTGAAATACCTGGAGGATGAGAACAAGAAGCTTGACACGAAGAGGAAGATCCTCAAGGACCAGGGCGACTACGAGGGGAAAGTTGACGACATCGTCAAGCACCTGGAGAACGAGATGGACCAGCAGATCCAGAACCTGCTCCAGGACCAAGAGAAACTGCAGGCGGAGCTGCTCCAGagccaggaggaggtggaggacaccAGGAGGAG GTATGAGGAGGATTTAGCAAAGAAAGCTGAACTTGAGGACGAGTTTATTATCACCAAAAAG GAGGTGGATGGAGGTCACTTGGAGACAGTAGATCTGGCCCTGGAGCTGGAGGACCTAATAGGGAAACTGGACTTCCTCAGGCTTGGCTATGACGAG GAGATCAAGGAGCTGGAGTCGCTCATCCAAAACGAGACAGTGGTCCTACGCGACAACAGCAAGCGGTCTCTGGACATGGACAAGATCATCGAGGGAGTCAAGAGCCAGTACGCCAACATGGCCACCCGCACCAGGGAGGAAGCCGAGCAGTGGAACCAgaacaag ATGGATGCCATGGCCTCAACTGCAGGACAGCAGGAGAAGGATGTGCGTGATTTGAGGAGGGAGATCTCCGACCTGGTGCGCCACATCCAGAGGCTCAACGGGGACCTGGAGGCCCTCCAGAGGAAG GAGGAGTCCCTGAAGAAGAACATCGTCGACGTGAGGGCAGAAGGAGACAAGAACCTGGAGATGTCTCAGCAGGACATCGCAAAGCTGAAGGAGGCCTTGAGGCGGGCCAAGCAAGACTTGGCCGGGCAGATCCGCGAGCACCAGGAGCTGATGAACCTGAAGCTGGCGCTGGACATCGAGATCGCCACCTACCGCAAGCTGCTGGAGGGCGAGGAGCAGAG GATGAACCACCTCATGCGCAACGCAG ATTtctaa
- the LOC117742755 gene encoding G-protein coupled bile acid receptor 1-like, with product MMDCNDSHPLLSAEQLIYAITIPLSTSIILANLVIILGIACNRQLHNTPNYFFLSLLVADLCTGVALPFIPLMGLNRELSLSSCLVAHVFPNFLFLAFLFNLVMVHYERYICIVDPLHYSNLWMHRSFPLALLAVWAPALLYASLPAFGWNNWTGPDWNGCCASGQNATPLSNCSPNRTKCCSYRRVFPNAFIYLEVYGLVLPAILTIAGMTGRVLWITRGQLKDMCRLHRSVERGSQASDHEQRLNLRYTRCVVAVSLTFLACWVPYLIYMHVCIAFLIIDTKRSSATHIVLSCTGIGSMAVVPLVLGLANRQYTEPAYKLLQKLRDRWRRRTQGSVEVSV from the coding sequence ATGATGGACTGCAACGACTCCCACCCTCTGCTCTCGGCGGAGCAGCTCATCTACGCCATCACCATACCGCTGTCGACCTCCATCATCTTGGCCAACCTCGTCATCATACTGGGCATCGCCTGCAACCGCCAGCTCCACAACACGCCCAACTACTTCTTCCTCAGCCTCCTGGTGGCGGATCTGTGCACGGGCGTGGCGCTGCCCTTCATACCGTTGATGGGCCTGAACCGGGAGCTGAGTCTCAGCTCCTGCCTGGTGGCTCACGTTTTCCCAAACTTCCTCTTCCTAGCGTTCCTTTTCAACCTGGTCATGGTCCACTACGAGCGCTACATCTGCATCGTCGACCCCTTGCACTACAGTAACTTGTGGATGCATCGCAGCTTCCCTCTGGCGCTGCTCGCGGTCTGGGCGCCGGCGCTTCTGTACGCGTCCCTGCCCGCTTTCGGGTGGAACAACTGGACGGGCCCGGATTGGAACGGCTGCTGTGCAAGCGGCCAAAACGCGACGCCGCTTTCAAACTGTTCGCCGAACAGAACCAAGTGCTGCTCGTACAGGCGAGTGTTCCCCAACGCCTTCATCTACCTGGAGGTGTATGGACTCGTCCTGCCCGCCATACTAACAATCGCTGGCATGACCGGCCGTGTTCTGTGGATCACCCGAGGCCAGCTGAAGGACATGTGTCGCCTCCATCGCTCGGTGGAGCGGGGAAGCCAGGCCTCGGACCACGAGCAGAGGCTGAACCTGCGCTACACGCGCTGCGTGGTGGCCGTGTCGCTGACGTTCCTCGCGTGCTGGGTGCCCTACCTCATTTACATGCACGTGTGCATCGCCTTCTTGATCATCGACACCAAGCGGAGCTCCGCCACTCACATCGTGCTGTCGTGCACCGGCATCGGCAGCATGGCGGTGGTGCCGCTGGTGCTCGGCCTCGCCAACAGGCAGTACACGGAACCCGCGTACAAGCTTCTCCAGAAACTCagagacaggtggaggcggaggacCCAGGGATCGGTGGAGGTGTCGGTCTGA